The proteins below are encoded in one region of Lonchura striata isolate bLonStr1 chromosome 1, bLonStr1.mat, whole genome shotgun sequence:
- the NOL7 gene encoding U3 small nucleolar RNA-associated protein NOL7 — protein MVRRRRAKAAAAGQRRAPAALPSPASSSEDEAPEEVPFGVAREAAAAERKLVGEAARRHRELLKEKRRRHQELFAEQKKHRLLPEAVLQELQELQELQELQDVSTRPAEQAAADDPGEELEAGAVQLEQGQAKVQKKKGKRSKGARTKDNYVAVCLKDHSVTGLHQQLAKDFLNAQLYGPHTNRVQANEFFSLANKRASVKKAAVQFVDKSWGQDKKEKAARFKKRWLASQIKNGL, from the exons aTGGTGCGCCGGCGGAGAGCGaaggcggcggccgcgggccaGCGCAGGGCTCCCGCCGCGCTCCCCAGCCCGGCCTCCTCCTCGGAGGACGAGGCCCCGGAGGAGGTGCCCTTCGGCGTGGCCAGAGAGGCGGCCGCGGCCGAGCGGAAGCTCGTGGGGGAGGCGGCCCGGAG GCACCgggagctgctgaaggagaaGCGGCGGCGGCACCAGGAGCTGTTCGCGGAGCAGAAG AAGCACAGGCTGCTGCCCGAGGccgtgctgcaggagctgcaggaactgcaAGAGCtacaggagctgcaggatgtGTCCACACG GCCCGCTGAGCAGGCTGCGGCAGATGACCCAG GTGAAGAACTTGAAGCTGGGGCTGTACAGCTGGAGCAAGGCCAGGCCAAAGTGCAGAAGAAGAAAGGCAAGAGGAGCAAGGGTGCCAG GACAAAAGACAACTACGTGGCTGTGTGCTTGAAAGACCACAGTGTAACAGGCCTCCACCAGCAGCTAGCCAAAGACTTCCTAAATGCTCAGCTCTATGGGCCACACACCAACCGGGTACAGG caaatgaatttttttcccttgccaaCAAGAGAGCCTCAGTCAAAAAAGCTGCAGTTCAGTTTGTGGACAAGTCTTGGG ggcaagataaaaaggaaaaagcagcaagGTTTAAGAAACGTTGGCTGGCATCACAGATTAAAAATGGACTATGA